The following proteins are encoded in a genomic region of Anaerobranca californiensis DSM 14826:
- the ribE gene encoding 6,7-dimethyl-8-ribityllumazine synthase, producing the protein MKMYEGKLVAEGLKFAIIVGRFNEFIGSKLLSGAVDAIRRHGGMEENIEITWVPGAFEIPLVAKKLAKSGRYDAVICLGAVIRGATPHFDYVASEVSKGVASVGLETEVPTIFGVLTTDTIEQAIERAGTKAGNKGFEAAVTAIEMANLLKEL; encoded by the coding sequence ATGAAAATGTATGAAGGTAAGTTAGTAGCAGAAGGGTTAAAATTTGCAATTATTGTTGGTCGATTCAATGAATTTATAGGGAGCAAACTGTTATCAGGAGCAGTTGATGCTATCAGAAGGCATGGAGGTATGGAAGAAAATATTGAAATTACATGGGTACCAGGAGCCTTTGAAATTCCTTTAGTAGCAAAAAAATTAGCTAAATCTGGTAGATATGATGCAGTTATTTGTTTAGGAGCAGTAATTCGAGGAGCTACACCCCATTTTGATTATGTAGCTAGCGAAGTATCTAAAGGGGTTGCATCTGTAGGATTAGAGACAGAAGTCCCAACTATTTTTGGAGTCCTAACCACCGATACAATAGAGCAGGCTATTGAAAGAGCAGGAACAAAGGCAGGTAATAAAGGGTTTGAGGCAGCTGTTACCGCAATTGAAATGGCTAATTTACTAAAAGAACTGTAA
- a CDS encoding riboflavin synthase, with product MFTGIIEEVGKIKGVQKRGDGASIVIEAKKVLEDVKLGDSIATNGVCLTVKSFDTNSFSVDVMAETMRKSNLKFLNIGDKVNLERAVAIGTRLGGHLVSGHIDDVGVIKQYKKEGNAVWVTIHPPQNLLKYIIHKGSIAVDGISLTVAYVDDKVFKVSIIPHTRDETTLLDKGVGSWVNLECDIVGKYIEKLLQGNTLKKEEKKEITMDFLAKYGFDR from the coding sequence ATGTTTACGGGAATTATTGAAGAAGTAGGTAAAATCAAAGGTGTTCAAAAAAGGGGAGATGGTGCCAGTATTGTTATCGAAGCTAAAAAGGTGTTAGAAGATGTGAAATTAGGAGATAGTATTGCTACTAACGGGGTTTGTTTGACCGTTAAATCCTTTGATACTAATAGTTTTAGTGTTGATGTAATGGCTGAGACTATGAGAAAAAGTAATTTGAAATTTTTAAATATAGGGGATAAGGTTAATCTTGAAAGGGCAGTAGCAATTGGGACAAGACTTGGTGGTCATCTAGTAAGTGGTCATATTGATGATGTAGGAGTAATTAAACAATATAAAAAAGAGGGTAACGCTGTGTGGGTAACTATCCACCCACCACAAAATTTATTAAAATATATTATCCATAAAGGCTCTATAGCAGTGGATGGTATTAGCCTAACTGTAGCCTATGTAGATGATAAGGTTTTTAAAGTATCTATTATACCCCATACAAGGGATGAGACTACATTACTTGATAAAGGTGTTGGAAGCTGGGTAAATCTCGAGTGTGATATAGTTGGAAAGTATATAGAAAAATTATTGCAAGGTAATACACTTAAAAAAGAGGAGAAAAAAGAAATAACTATGGACTTTTTGGCCAAATACGGTTTTGACCGATAG
- the ymfI gene encoding elongation factor P 5-aminopentanone reductase has protein sequence MKKTVLVTGASRGIGRETAKLFAQNGYNVAINYYKGEEAAESLYRELKTKNFSVVKVKGDVRDKTQVEEMVRTIYNTFGSIDVLVNNAGVAQEKLFTDITEEDWDWIFDVNVKGVFNCCQSVLPAMISKKRGKIINISSIWGITGASCEVHYSAAKAAVIGFTKALAKEVGPSNIQVNCVCPGIIETDMIASIDEEIKEELKRETPLGVIGTPRDIAEVVLFLASDKGNFITGQIISPNGGLVI, from the coding sequence ATGAAAAAAACTGTTTTAGTTACAGGGGCATCTAGGGGTATTGGCAGGGAAACAGCCAAGCTATTTGCCCAAAATGGCTACAATGTGGCTATTAACTATTATAAAGGGGAAGAAGCTGCAGAAAGTCTGTATAGAGAATTAAAGACTAAAAACTTTTCTGTTGTTAAAGTAAAGGGAGATGTCAGAGACAAAACCCAAGTGGAAGAAATGGTTAGGACTATTTACAACACTTTTGGCAGTATAGATGTTTTAGTAAATAACGCCGGTGTTGCTCAAGAAAAACTATTTACAGATATAACAGAGGAAGATTGGGATTGGATCTTTGATGTTAATGTTAAAGGGGTATTTAATTGTTGTCAAAGTGTTCTCCCTGCAATGATTTCTAAAAAAAGGGGTAAGATTATCAATATTTCATCAATCTGGGGTATAACCGGTGCTTCCTGTGAAGTCCACTATTCTGCTGCCAAGGCAGCTGTTATTGGTTTTACCAAGGCATTGGCAAAGGAGGTTGGACCATCTAATATCCAAGTTAATTGTGTTTGTCCAGGAATTATTGAAACAGATATGATAGCCAGTATAGATGAAGAGATAAAAGAAGAATTGAAAAGGGAAACACCTTTAGGGGTAATCGGTACACCTAGGGATATAGCTGAAGTTGTGTTATTCCTCGCCTCAGATAAAGGAAACTTCATTACCGGGCAAATAATCAGCCCTAATGGTGGATTAGTAATATAA
- a CDS encoding ABC transporter substrate-binding protein, whose translation MFKLWMKKRKSEELNKENPFEEQLNGRGKLVKLKQNEENLLQNLDIRIKDTQNQTENLISIIEAISKRVEEQVKYINHVVDEMTNYSAMAEELAASSDSSYQTAKNTLDVIEEGNEAVHNTLEAMEEIKKSITSVMDEITDLKSAAQQIDSILGIIKGIADQTNLLSLNAAIEAARAGEAGLGFAVVAKEVKVLADKSAKSADDISKIIENINLNVAKTVTAIEKSNQKIIEGSKIAEKSNISFNKIQTSINQLIASMKEINSSINEQSSSLEAILMSTDNMTNISEKTMSMVESALMNTQFTKAALTALGQVALLLNQMTKELIKETVEAEKEPISLSFYFGGSLPSLDPAINNSIEDVRFLSNIHAGLLTTSESGDVLPALAKNWYVEDDNLTWVFNIRNNATFHNGKKIYAKHIKYCLERVLSPKLNSPNTWFIDYIEGAKEYMEGKMQEVKGIKVLGDYSLSIKLSIPFSGFLLFLSQPCFAVMDPQEVEQGRFVGCGAYIVEEVNESGYKLKAFENYFGGKPYCDYIDVVKKDDNPLESFKDKKYDFFIISGKKELEEIKETPYYTKFKSYELLGTIYIGFKIKNTDSPFTKKGVRKAFNYAINKKRIVEELTGGLGSEAKCVIPAGLIPTDHVKGYEYNPEKAKEILRKEKVNLSRTVSILCGPKTHPVLKFIEEDLKAIGLTCKYTNVSNEEYRSPNLYKGYDIFFYGWYADAMEPSSFIEPLFVTGSTSNLCGYENDYLDKLLKLAKETTNPIRRLEYYKEIQQILSEDAPCIPLYHPQNGIITQEGVFNVNLSNIAMIKFDNIIKG comes from the coding sequence GTGTTCAAACTGTGGATGAAAAAAAGAAAAAGCGAGGAGTTAAATAAGGAAAATCCTTTTGAAGAACAACTTAACGGGCGAGGTAAATTAGTAAAGCTTAAGCAAAATGAAGAAAATCTTTTACAGAATTTAGACATTAGAATTAAAGACACCCAAAACCAAACGGAAAATTTAATTAGTATCATTGAAGCCATTTCCAAAAGGGTTGAAGAACAAGTAAAGTATATTAATCATGTTGTCGATGAAATGACCAACTACTCTGCCATGGCAGAGGAATTAGCTGCCAGCTCTGATTCCTCTTATCAAACAGCTAAAAATACATTAGATGTCATTGAAGAAGGGAATGAAGCAGTACATAATACCTTAGAAGCTATGGAAGAAATTAAAAAATCCATAACTTCTGTTATGGATGAAATAACAGATTTAAAATCTGCCGCTCAACAAATTGATAGTATTTTAGGGATAATTAAAGGCATTGCCGATCAAACCAATTTATTATCATTAAATGCAGCCATTGAAGCGGCTAGGGCAGGGGAAGCGGGTTTGGGTTTTGCCGTCGTTGCCAAAGAAGTTAAGGTATTAGCTGATAAAAGTGCAAAATCCGCCGATGATATATCTAAAATTATTGAGAACATCAACTTAAATGTTGCGAAAACAGTTACTGCCATAGAAAAGAGTAATCAAAAAATAATTGAGGGTTCAAAGATAGCGGAAAAGTCTAATATATCCTTTAATAAAATTCAAACATCTATAAATCAGTTAATTGCTAGTATGAAAGAGATAAACAGTTCCATTAACGAACAAAGCAGTAGTTTAGAGGCAATACTAATGTCTACAGACAATATGACAAATATCTCAGAAAAAACCATGTCTATGGTGGAAAGTGCTTTAATGAACACCCAGTTTACCAAAGCTGCGTTAACAGCTTTAGGACAAGTAGCCCTTTTGTTGAACCAGATGACAAAGGAATTGATTAAAGAAACTGTAGAAGCTGAAAAAGAGCCTATTAGTTTATCATTTTACTTTGGCGGTTCCTTACCTAGTTTAGACCCCGCCATCAACAATAGTATAGAAGATGTAAGATTTTTATCAAATATCCATGCCGGCCTACTTACCACCAGTGAAAGTGGAGATGTATTACCTGCCTTAGCTAAAAACTGGTATGTTGAAGATGATAACTTAACTTGGGTATTTAATATTAGGAATAATGCCACTTTCCATAATGGTAAAAAGATCTATGCAAAACATATCAAATACTGTTTAGAAAGGGTATTGTCACCAAAACTCAATTCCCCTAATACCTGGTTTATCGACTATATAGAGGGTGCTAAAGAATATATGGAAGGAAAAATGCAGGAAGTAAAGGGAATAAAGGTTTTGGGGGACTATAGTTTATCAATTAAGCTTTCTATACCCTTTAGCGGTTTTTTGCTGTTTTTATCCCAACCTTGTTTTGCTGTGATGGACCCTCAAGAAGTAGAACAAGGGCGATTTGTAGGTTGTGGAGCTTATATAGTTGAAGAGGTCAACGAAAGTGGTTATAAACTTAAAGCCTTTGAAAATTATTTTGGTGGAAAACCTTACTGTGATTATATTGATGTGGTAAAAAAAGATGATAACCCTTTAGAAAGCTTTAAGGATAAAAAATACGATTTCTTTATTATTTCAGGTAAAAAAGAGTTAGAGGAAATTAAAGAAACCCCATATTATACTAAGTTTAAAAGTTATGAACTTCTAGGGACAATCTATATTGGCTTTAAAATCAAAAATACCGATTCGCCTTTCACTAAAAAAGGGGTAAGAAAAGCCTTTAACTATGCAATCAACAAAAAGAGAATTGTAGAAGAATTGACAGGGGGATTAGGCTCTGAAGCAAAATGTGTAATACCTGCGGGGTTAATTCCCACTGACCATGTCAAAGGCTATGAATATAACCCTGAAAAAGCAAAAGAGATATTAAGGAAAGAAAAGGTAAATTTAAGTAGGACCGTTAGCATCCTTTGTGGACCCAAAACCCATCCAGTATTAAAATTTATTGAAGAAGATCTAAAGGCAATAGGTTTAACTTGTAAATATACCAATGTATCCAATGAAGAATATAGGTCCCCTAATCTATATAAGGGTTATGATATTTTCTTCTACGGCTGGTATGCCGATGCCATGGAACCATCTTCCTTTATCGAACCACTATTCGTTACAGGAAGTACTTCCAATTTATGTGGCTATGAAAATGATTATTTAGATAAACTATTAAAACTGGCGAAAGAGACTACTAACCCTATTAGAAGATTAGAATATTATAAGGAAATTCAACAAATTTTATCTGAAGATGCACCATGTATTCCCTTATATCATCCCCAAAATGGTATAATTACCCAAGAAGGGGTTTTTAATGTCAATTTATCTAATATAGCCATGATCAAATTTGACAATATTATTAAAGGATAA
- a CDS encoding hydrolase: MSERKYVPQIRGTLRNNIIELPNVIREASGILIFGKRIKSLIFTTDVAIIRNCNADAVIAVYPFTPQPAITHAIMMAADIPVFCGVGGGQTQGKRVVNIALDAEFQGAIGVVVNAPTSNDVIKKLATTIDIPIVVTVVSENTDFQGRIDAGAKIFNVSGAKDTPKIVEKIRKQYPEFPIIATGGPTDEDILRTIRAGANAITYTPRTTAEIFSERMDIYRSQLK, from the coding sequence ATGAGTGAGAGAAAATACGTACCTCAAATTAGAGGGACACTTAGAAATAACATCATTGAACTTCCTAATGTTATTAGGGAAGCCAGTGGAATTTTGATATTCGGGAAAAGAATAAAATCATTGATATTTACCACCGATGTTGCAATAATCAGGAATTGCAACGCCGATGCTGTCATAGCTGTCTATCCTTTCACACCACAACCGGCAATAACCCATGCAATTATGATGGCTGCAGATATTCCTGTTTTTTGTGGTGTTGGTGGAGGACAAACCCAAGGCAAAAGGGTAGTCAATATAGCCCTAGATGCAGAGTTTCAAGGAGCTATAGGAGTTGTTGTTAACGCCCCCACTTCCAATGATGTAATAAAAAAATTAGCAACTACTATCGATATCCCTATTGTAGTAACGGTAGTTTCAGAAAATACCGATTTCCAAGGGAGGATTGATGCTGGAGCTAAAATTTTCAACGTATCTGGGGCTAAAGACACTCCTAAAATTGTAGAAAAAATAAGGAAGCAATATCCGGAGTTTCCCATTATCGCCACAGGGGGGCCAACGGATGAAGATATACTTCGAACGATTAGGGCAGGGGCTAATGCCATAACATATACCCCCAGGACTACTGCTGAAATATTTAGCGAAAGAATGGATATATACAGGAGCCAACTTAAGTAA
- a CDS encoding DUF362 domain-containing protein has translation MSKVYYIKNTGKDYKKLGVDALKLLKTVVADTKHQFTKEVPIKVHFGERGNKTFIPATCYDEIIHYLKEIGISPSFIETNVLYRGARTTKEKHIETARSHGFTQIPIIIADGDIGTDYYEVPIDKEYIKKCKIGKEFSRYSQFIVMSHFKGHGSAGFGGALKQLAMGFASRGGKLDQHSDIVPIVNGEKCISCGFCVDKCDFEAIELAPKAIIDSEKCVGCAGCIAVCPEGAIKNSWGGTHFLEKLAEYAYGAAKDKDIIYITFVHNITKDCDCIGRSMEVITDNIGVLAGKDPIALDTACLDLVQKSSGQKLFEEGRITLHHAEKIGLGRMNYQLIEVQ, from the coding sequence ATGAGTAAAGTCTATTACATAAAAAATACTGGGAAGGATTACAAAAAATTAGGGGTAGATGCTTTGAAGTTATTAAAGACAGTAGTAGCAGATACAAAACATCAATTTACAAAGGAAGTCCCAATAAAAGTCCATTTTGGAGAAAGGGGTAACAAAACCTTTATACCAGCTACCTGCTATGATGAAATTATCCATTACTTAAAGGAAATTGGCATATCTCCATCCTTTATTGAGACAAATGTTTTATACAGAGGGGCAAGGACTACAAAGGAAAAACACATAGAAACTGCTAGAAGCCATGGTTTTACCCAAATCCCAATTATAATAGCAGATGGAGATATAGGTACAGACTACTACGAGGTCCCAATAGACAAAGAATATATTAAAAAATGTAAAATCGGGAAGGAGTTTAGTAGATACAGTCAATTTATAGTAATGAGTCATTTCAAGGGCCATGGAAGTGCTGGGTTTGGAGGAGCATTAAAACAGTTGGCTATGGGCTTTGCCTCTAGGGGTGGGAAATTAGATCAACATTCAGATATAGTTCCAATAGTCAATGGGGAAAAATGTATAAGTTGTGGATTTTGTGTGGATAAGTGCGATTTTGAGGCAATAGAATTAGCACCAAAGGCAATTATTGACAGCGAAAAATGTGTCGGTTGTGCCGGATGTATTGCCGTATGCCCTGAAGGTGCCATTAAAAACAGCTGGGGAGGAACACACTTTTTGGAAAAATTAGCGGAATATGCCTATGGTGCGGCAAAGGATAAGGATATTATCTATATTACCTTTGTCCACAACATTACAAAGGATTGTGATTGTATTGGTAGAAGTATGGAAGTAATTACAGATAATATCGGAGTTTTAGCGGGGAAAGATCCTATAGCTTTAGATACCGCCTGTTTAGATTTAGTTCAGAAATCCAGTGGGCAAAAACTCTTCGAAGAAGGTCGGATTACCTTACATCATGCTGAAAAAATTGGCTTAGGCAGGATGAACTATCAGCTAATTGAAGTTCAGTAA
- a CDS encoding ABC transporter ATP-binding protein: protein MFLLREVKYKDILYIKNLTIKNQLITSIVGQSGTGKTTLLRLLNKLISPDTGDIFYNNQPLRDINSIDLRREVVMLPQNPSIFRGSIKENLLIGLKFSEKPLVNDDKLKEILELVNLQKDLNQDCEKLSGGEKQRVALGRVILMEPAVLLLDEPSSSLDEDTEYLIIDRLVNYTKKNNKTLIMVTHSKKVANQFSDEIIQLRKNTIITGEEI from the coding sequence ATGTTTTTGTTAAGAGAAGTAAAGTATAAGGATATCCTTTACATTAAAAACCTTACTATAAAAAATCAGCTCATTACTTCTATAGTAGGTCAAAGTGGTACTGGCAAAACTACATTGCTACGTCTTCTAAATAAATTAATTAGCCCTGATACTGGAGATATCTTTTATAATAATCAACCTTTACGTGATATAAACTCTATAGATTTAAGAAGAGAAGTTGTTATGCTTCCACAAAATCCTTCCATTTTTAGAGGAAGTATAAAGGAAAACTTATTGATAGGTCTGAAATTCTCTGAAAAGCCCCTTGTTAACGATGATAAACTGAAAGAAATACTGGAATTAGTGAACTTACAAAAGGATTTAAACCAAGATTGTGAAAAATTGTCGGGAGGGGAAAAACAAAGGGTTGCCCTTGGCCGTGTAATCCTGATGGAACCTGCAGTTTTACTTCTAGATGAGCCTTCTTCTTCTTTAGATGAAGATACCGAATACTTGATCATCGATAGACTGGTAAATTACACTAAAAAAAATAACAAGACTCTCATTATGGTAACCCATTCTAAAAAAGTAGCTAACCAGTTCTCCGATGAAATTATCCAATTGAGAAAAAATACTATAATTACTGGGGAGGAGATATAG
- the ribD gene encoding bifunctional diaminohydroxyphosphoribosylaminopyrimidine deaminase/5-amino-6-(5-phosphoribosylamino)uracil reductase RibD — MDVQYMKRAIELAQKGWGKTRPNPLVGAVIVKGDKIIAEGFHQAYGRDHAEVDALKKINFNGEGATLYVNLEPCSHYGKTPPCTEAIIKSGIKKVVVAMKDPNPLVAGKGLKILRENGIEVVSGILEKEARELNEIFIKYITTNIPFCIMKVAMTLDGKIATYNGDSKWITDEDSRNYVHHIRSRISSIMVGINTILYDNPQLNIRIKGLEVNQPLRVIVDSQLRIPLDSNVVKTADQQRTLIATTEFVSSEKISRLEEKNVEVLTIQDINGRVDLQQLMIELGIRKIDSVLLEGGGTLNYSALESNIVDKIMVFIAPKILGGRNAITSVEGQGKPYVKEAFQLKNLTIRSFRKDVLIEGYIEGKDKYVYGNY, encoded by the coding sequence ATGGATGTTCAATATATGAAAAGGGCAATAGAGTTGGCTCAAAAAGGATGGGGTAAAACAAGGCCTAACCCTCTAGTTGGGGCAGTTATAGTAAAAGGGGATAAAATAATTGCTGAGGGCTTCCATCAAGCTTATGGAAGGGACCATGCTGAAGTAGATGCTTTAAAAAAAATTAATTTTAATGGGGAAGGAGCGACCCTTTATGTTAATCTTGAACCCTGTTCCCATTACGGAAAGACTCCACCTTGTACCGAAGCAATAATTAAAAGCGGAATAAAAAAAGTTGTCGTTGCTATGAAAGATCCCAATCCATTGGTTGCTGGGAAAGGATTAAAGATTTTAAGGGAAAATGGAATAGAAGTTGTATCAGGAATACTAGAAAAGGAAGCGAGGGAATTAAACGAAATTTTTATAAAATATATTACTACCAATATACCCTTTTGTATTATGAAAGTGGCTATGACGCTAGATGGAAAAATAGCAACATATAACGGGGATTCTAAATGGATTACCGATGAAGATTCTAGAAATTATGTCCATCATATAAGAAGCAGAATTTCTAGTATTATGGTGGGTATTAATACTATACTCTATGACAATCCCCAGTTAAATATTAGAATAAAAGGACTAGAAGTAAATCAACCCTTAAGGGTTATTGTAGATTCACAACTGAGAATTCCCCTTGATAGTAATGTTGTTAAAACTGCTGATCAACAACGGACTTTAATAGCTACAACAGAATTTGTATCATCTGAAAAGATTTCTAGATTAGAGGAAAAAAATGTAGAGGTATTAACCATTCAAGATATTAATGGAAGAGTAGATTTACAACAATTAATGATAGAACTGGGGATAAGGAAAATAGATAGTGTTTTATTAGAAGGGGGAGGAACCCTTAACTACTCTGCTCTAGAATCAAATATAGTAGATAAGATAATGGTCTTTATTGCACCAAAGATTTTAGGTGGCAGAAATGCTATAACTTCTGTCGAAGGGCAAGGGAAACCTTATGTAAAAGAAGCCTTTCAATTAAAAAATTTAACCATCCGTTCCTTTAGGAAGGATGTTCTTATAGAAGGTTATATAGAAGGGAAAGATAAATATGTTTACGGGAATTATTGA
- a CDS encoding bifunctional 3,4-dihydroxy-2-butanone-4-phosphate synthase/GTP cyclohydrolase II codes for MEFKFNTIEEAIEEIRQGKMIVVVDDEERENEGDLVAAAQLITAETINFMAKYGRGLICLPMTEERLIELDLPQMVTMNTDQHCTAFTVSIDAIETTTGISAPERALTIRKAVSSDAKPEDFKRPGHVFPLAAKKGGVLTRAGHTEAAVDLARLAGLYPAGVICEIMNDDGTMARVPQLMEFVSKYQLKIITIADLIAYRRKTEKLIRRVTEANMPTKYGEFKIVGYENILNNEHHLALVKGKVEGYEPVLVRVHSECLTGDALGSLRCDCGDQLTVAMKKIDEEGKGVILYMKQEGRGIGLINKLKAYALQDQGYDTVEANLALGFPADMRDYGIGAQILKDLGIHKIKLMTNNPKKLAGLSGYDLEIVDRVPIQMNHNKRNEYYLKIKKEKLGHMLKF; via the coding sequence ATGGAATTTAAATTTAATACAATAGAAGAAGCTATTGAAGAAATAAGGCAGGGAAAGATGATTGTAGTTGTTGATGATGAAGAACGGGAAAATGAAGGTGATCTTGTTGCTGCTGCTCAATTGATAACCGCTGAAACAATTAATTTTATGGCTAAATATGGTAGAGGATTAATTTGTCTTCCAATGACCGAGGAGAGATTAATAGAATTAGATTTACCTCAAATGGTTACAATGAATACCGACCAACATTGTACAGCATTTACTGTTTCTATCGATGCAATAGAAACCACTACCGGTATATCAGCACCGGAAAGGGCACTTACTATTCGCAAAGCAGTTTCTAGTGATGCAAAGCCAGAGGATTTTAAACGACCAGGGCACGTTTTCCCTTTAGCTGCAAAAAAAGGTGGAGTTTTAACTAGAGCAGGACATACCGAAGCTGCTGTAGATTTAGCCCGTTTAGCAGGATTATATCCTGCAGGGGTAATTTGTGAGATTATGAATGACGACGGAACTATGGCAAGGGTACCCCAACTAATGGAATTTGTTAGTAAATATCAATTAAAAATCATTACCATCGCAGATTTGATTGCATATCGAAGAAAGACTGAGAAATTGATTCGTCGAGTTACAGAAGCTAATATGCCAACTAAATATGGAGAATTTAAAATTGTAGGATATGAAAACATACTTAATAATGAACATCATTTGGCATTAGTTAAAGGAAAAGTTGAAGGATATGAACCAGTTTTAGTTAGGGTACACTCTGAATGTTTAACCGGTGACGCCCTTGGCTCCCTCCGTTGTGATTGTGGTGATCAATTAACAGTTGCAATGAAAAAAATTGATGAAGAAGGGAAAGGAGTTATTCTCTATATGAAGCAAGAAGGCCGGGGAATAGGCCTTATAAACAAGTTAAAAGCTTATGCTTTACAGGATCAAGGCTATGATACTGTAGAAGCCAATTTAGCATTAGGGTTTCCAGCAGATATGAGAGACTATGGTATAGGGGCACAAATTTTAAAGGATTTAGGAATCCACAAAATCAAGTTAATGACAAACAATCCTAAAAAATTGGCAGGTCTATCTGGCTATGATCTAGAAATTGTAGATAGGGTACCAATTCAGATGAATCACAATAAAAGAAATGAATATTACTTGAAAATTAAAAAAGAAAAATTAGGGCATATGCTAAAATTTTAA